A window of Motilibacter peucedani genomic DNA:
GCCGTGGAAGCGGTCGACCTCGATCCAGGCGCTGACGCGTCCGCGGTCGCGGTTGGGGTAGTCGCCGCCGCCGTAGTGGCGCGAGAGGCGGTCGATGTCGGAGAGGTCGGTGTCGTCGCGGAGCTCGACGACCCGGCCCTGCAGGCTGACGTGGGTGTACCAGTCGTCCTTCGCCAGCGCGGTCAGGCTCACCCGCGGGTCGGCCCGCAGGTAGTCCAGGCGCTTGCGGCCCTCGTCCATGTTGACGAGGATGCGGTCGCCGTCGAGGAGGTACCAGGTCGCCACCGACACCGGGGCGCCGTCGGGACGCAGCGTCGTGATGACGGCGGGGTTCGGCTGCGCCAGCAGCGCTCGCAGGTCGTCGGGCAGGGCGGTGCTCACGGGTGCTCCTCGGGCGCGGGGTCTTCGTACGCGGCACACCGTACGCCGGTCGTCCTGCCGCTGTGCCGCGGCAGGACGACCGGCTGCGCGACTAGTCGCCGACCTCGGGGCGGACCGTCGGCTCCGCGCCGTCGTGCTTGGCGCGACGGGCGTCGTAGACGAAGCTGAGGGCGGGCACGACGAACATCGCGCACACGATGGCGAGCATCCCGAGGACGCCCCACCAGTCCATCTGTGAGCTCATGGGCTCTGTCTCCTCGCGCAGTGCGGGCAGGGGGAGCCCCGGTGCAGGCGGGAGTGCCCCACGCAGGGCTAGGCGCAGAGCGGGAGCAGCGGAGGCCCGCGGGCCGGCGCGGTGTCCGACCGCGGGGCGAGCGGCGCGGCGCAGGCACCGAGGAACCGGCGCCGCCGGGCGGCGAGCACCACGGTCCACGCGAGCGGCAGCAGCGCGGCCGCGGCGGGGCCGGTGGGCAGCTCGTGGCGGGCGACGGCACGGCCGGCGCGGGCAGGCAGCTGGGGAAGGACCGAGAGCACCGCGCCGAGCGCATCAGGTGCG
This region includes:
- a CDS encoding PPOX class F420-dependent oxidoreductase, giving the protein MSTALPDDLRALLAQPNPAVITTLRPDGAPVSVATWYLLDGDRILVNMDEGRKRLDYLRADPRVSLTALAKDDWYTHVSLQGRVVELRDDTDLSDIDRLSRHYGGGDYPNRDRGRVSAWIEVDRFHGWGAAARS